In one Leishmania infantum JPCM5 genome chromosome 7 genomic region, the following are encoded:
- a CDS encoding cysteine peptidase B (CPB), with amino-acid sequence MPSVSIRADPVGEDQIFVLRILSLTSRRAAAVKDRAKAAAAAATPSGLSKKFSHPSLSSSFERSGAGGTLSKRGSPESTAGACDSDGAGALVMGTALLTESADEGATTTSHSHASHMLHAPGGCIERECGVESAEAPLLASAVSPSAKGEMTNPADAPESPLLATSPISAMRRAMEKGARPVRRPRTTPASSPFARTRSGSSGDPSEAAKAAALRRDAVRRTLSLLGLPTSAGVSAGLDRYEVAAPSSSQAPGGGAGVDEHALTTTVSPVSAGGRSGSARAPEASRSPAVSAPATPVESTQGKSDAGCPGSPVVVKTFGAFLQLLQPAPPPPSLVVPLPGPKTASAAPRSTMRDNVAGSGQPSFTTPPPPQPQLSLPIDSAFRSVPSLPPPPTPPPPYVATPVPQATFGAGTFTTAQDLVAHVRLLLPWTVVAAKRRRRMLGGADEFANDLALSPLSSSWRPIPAASERATSANSPSSAQSPQRRVLSTDSAATTNSSSFMDDEVTLVSDRVDAVLPTWAYLSSHIADAAPPTLVLSVPTFALARDDSLTMTSTGSGRHRRTHSPQSSTASSVVGGVPPPLLSMAAAPLIMDERTDRQSCLYPYELAEACALARLRRPKSKTAAAAASARSSLHLLRLELQVDVQHIPPTVRNVAPAQRQCILDQALTEFTLTGVLSTTVLRGVLNDAALRLLASVDDEVLRRIAGEVDQASQAEVEPCEGGTSSVSAVPAVTDQAGRQRVVPLSLQVHALQGEPGIAAGATAGPLLSSTSVHSATTSTVSGETDSPRHMPMVPTVTPTRLVLMVLVHVQHTATTLAAPEAQETPRVHGEQRPQPKGHDRERAAETVEASSSSSAADAATRMDENAAVSLVSAVVPHLFPLTFGLSRFTTRLSLSSAVDYDALCTATRTSDTESWPSSAAEAAEEVAAASAETSGRRAAEFSEGSTATTTEEGTRITGAEAAAQPWSWQDISVGSVRAWCGLPELKPPPTPAAVAPFSSSPLAFSRVVSPMAVGAGGTASMSASLSSQPTPKRQWPLQKMVPEAATAAVPESEAVRDAAADQAVALEREAKGQLGLEGKEEGELDDSGAISETLRRCDVGKETVVLTSVVEAVHRCVDALCGHARLLRALMETGEAEVEAGEASNGVIGCWGSENEGKLQEETPAGQQCTVAFAETGCTSKADAAHGCRCVDDHAYLQDIMAATQQVLVCGLTRLLIVGLSVPEPAKGSEVPVSAESAAACDAEKRSAGSRSVLFSMLASAEDSDGNAAARTCGIAQQLRRWFSVYGRYLAERLCAPLEQLEAFIAETTGSAAATPKTAKAISGMFENGHKSLSDVPSTSRRVVLGAQVMVKEKRRHRRHTAGVKASQDGAKWDGAAKSEEADAYAVDSSVLPALSIAKATVQLCRTMAGTLPPLYDAGTVASCKEPSSLQHTPTTSTDGDGLATMSNTASLSQPHCRQHYRSTSRTLSASMRTAGATAGAVHPLHERVAPLIDAITSVLRLFEAEERRWAALQEPLACLRGHWRDMRAIINEECVQRCEVGQSSLVALERQMRDTLAMREVRGWSSIVAEEVAAAAPAVALAVEGESSSAEPAELGELTVPASQPRTSSQRSVAQQPTLTPIVTLPLMPDLSGAHLPPTHSLKVLQRTVIMAEACKGERAAAGSDEHVEVAVEETLLSPSPPTPSHASDVESEEPEAAEEGELKHACAEDVVMAEDSEAGESGDDGIEAAAEKLNNRPTASAEAAAPPLSPLLSAATSSHLATTLMQQHRPQRNQPKQSGRAKRSGQAPMTQPHSQTQSHAKAAGSRAQASKSSATPPISLQNSRAPPAASNSTARPSQQRGTASADYGAGAAASVWGALALAVRQVQRRSTAAPLYVDVVVLRQATPFVAVGAVLFFLLLFL; translated from the coding sequence ATGCCGTCGGTTTCAATACGCGCCGACCCTGTCGGGGAGGACCAGATTTTTGTGCTGCGAATCCTCTCCTTGACGtcgcgccgcgctgccgccgtgaaGGACCGCGCCAaggccgcagctgcggcagcaacgccgtcggGGCTTTCAAAGAAGTTTTCGCATCCTTCCCTGAGCTCTTCCTTTgagaggagcggcgctggcggaaCGCTGAGCAAGCGGGGGAGTCCTGagagcaccgctggcgcctgcgacagcgatggcgccggcgcgcttGTGATgggcacggcgctgctgacggagTCAGCGGACGAGGGCGCAACGACTACTTCACACTCCCACGCCTCGCACATGCTGCACGCACCTGGCGGGTGCATCGAGCGTGAATGTGGTGTCGAAAGCGCTGaagcgccgctcctcgcctCCGCTGTTTCGCCGAGTGCAAAGGGGGAAATGACGAACCCAGCCGACGCCCCGGAGTCGCCGCTCTTGGCGACGTCGCCCATATCTGCTATGCGGCGCGCTATGGAAAAAGGCGCGCGCCCCGTGCGCCGCCCGCGCACCAcgcccgcctcctcgccctttGCACGCACTCGGAGTGGGAGTAGTGGCGATCCCAGCGAAGCCGCcaaggcggcagcgttgcGGCGCGATGCCGTGCGTCGTACCTTGTCATTGCTGGGGCTTcccacctccgccggcgtCTCTGCTGGTTTGGACCGTTACGAGgttgcggcgccgtcgtcctctCAGGCGCCGGGGGGCGGGGCTGGCGTCGATGAGCACGCGCTCACCACGACAGTGTCGCCGGTTAGTGCTGGGGGCCGCTCGGGGTCAGCACGGGCACCTGAAGCGTCCCGGTCACCTGCGGTATCGGCCCCGGCGACGCCGGTCGAAAGCACGCAGGGCAAGAGCGACGCCGGCTGCCCTGGCTCGCCAGTGGTGGTGAAGACGTTTGGTGCCTTTCTGCAGCTCTTGCaaccagctccgccgcccccaAGCCTGGTTGTGCCACTGCCGGGCCCCAAGACCGCAAGCGCAGCCCCGCGCTCGACAATGCGAGACAATGTGGCAGGCAGTGGCCAGCCATCTTTTACAAcgcccccaccgccgcagccgcagctgtcgTTGCCAATAGACAGCGCGTTTCGCTCTGTGCCgtctctgccgccaccaccgacaccgccgccaccgtaCGTGGCGACTCCGGTTCCGCAGGCAACCTTTGGCGCCGGGACCTTCACCACTGCGCAAGACCTCGTAGCGCATGTGCGCCTGCTTCTGCCGTGGACAGTAGTTGCAGCAAAGAGGCGGCGTCGCATGCTCGGTGGCGCAGACGAGTTCGCCAATGACTTGGCATTGtcaccgctgtcgtcgtcctGGCGTCCGATCCCGGCTGCCTCGGAGCGCGCCACGAGTGCGAAttcgccgtcgtctgcgcagtcgccgcagcgccgcgtacTGTCGACGgactccgccgccaccacaaaCAGCTCCTCTTTCATGGACGACGAAGTCACGCTCGTCAGCGACCGCGTggacgcggtgctgccgacTTGGGCGTACCTGTCCTCACACATTGCCGACGCCGCCCCGCCGACACTCGTCCTGTCGGTCCCCACCTTCGCTCTTGCGAGGGATGACTCCCTCACGATGACCTCGACGGGGAGCGGccgacaccgccgcaccCACAGCCCCCAGAGCAGCACGGCCAGCTCTGTGGTCGGTGGAGTACCACCCCCACTCCTGTCAATGGCAGCGGCCCCCCTTATTATGGACGAGCGCACGGATCGGCAGTCGTGCTTGTACCCGTacgagctggcggaggccTGCGCGCTGGCTCGACTACGACGACCTAAGTCGAagacagcggctgcggctgcatcggcgcGGAGCTCTCTGCACCTGCTCCGACTGGAGCTGCAGGTCGATGTGCAGCATATTCCACCCACAGTGAGGAACGTTGCaccggcacagcggcagtgcaTTCTAGATCAGGCCCTTACCGAGTTCACGCTGACGGGCGTGCTGTCCACCACGGTGCTGCGAGGCGTGCTgaacgacgccgcgctgcggtTGTTGGCCAGCGTGGACGATGAGGTGTTGCGACGGATCGCCGGGGAGGTGGACCAGGCCAGCCAAGCAGAGGTGGAGCCCTGTGAAGGTGGCACATCGAGCGTCTCGGCAGTGCCCGCTGTCACCGATCAAgccggccgccagcgcgttGTGCCGCTCAGCCTCCAAGTTCACGCGCTCCAAGGGGAGCCGGGCATTGCTGCGGGGGCCACGGCGGGCCCGCTGCTGTCGAGCACTTCGGTGCACTCCGCGACGACTTCGACCGTCTCTGGCGAAACAGACTCGCCGCGTCACATGCCGATGGTGCCCACCGTCACGCCGACGCGACTGGTCCTCATGGTGCTCGTGCACGTGCAACACACTGCGACAACATTGGCAGCTCCTGAGGCCCAGGAGACGCCGAGGGTGCATGGCGAGCAGAGGCCGCAGCCGAAGGGACACGATCGGGAGCGCGCGGCCGAGACGGTGGAGgcttcttcctcgtcctccgctgCGGATGCAGCGACTCGGATGGACGAAAACGCCGCCGTGTCCTTAGTCAGCGCCGTTGTACCGCATCTCTTCCCGCTCACCTTCGGGCTTTCACGCTTCACTACaaggctctctctctccagcgccgtcgacTACGATGCCCTGTGCACCGCAACGAGGACTAGCGATACTGAGAGCTGGCCAAGCTCTGCCGCGGAGGCTGCGGAAGAAGTTGCCGCCGCTTCGGCGGAAACCTCAGGAAGGCGAGCGGCAGAGTTCAGTGAAGGCTCAACTGCGACAACGACTGAGGAGGGCACACGCATAACcggcgcagaagcggcagcgcagccgtggTCGTGGCAGGACATCTCCGTCGGCTCTGTGCGGGCGTGGTGCGGCCTACCAGAGCTGAAGCCGCCTccaacgccggcggcggtggcacccttctcctcttccccgtTGGCGTTCTCGCGGGTGGTGAGTCCCATGGCTGTAGGGGCGGGCGGCACGGCAAGCATGAGCGCTTCGCTCTCGTCGCAGCCGACGCCGAagcggcagtggccgctTCAGAAGATGGTTCCTGaagctgccaccgctgccgttccCGAGAGCGAGGCAGTccgcgatgccgcggctGACCAGGCAGTGGCGCTTGAGCGTGAGGCGAAGGGCCAGCTGGGCTTGGAGGGCAAGGAAGAGGGCGAGTtggacgacagcggcgccataagcgagacgctgcggcgctgtgATGTAGGCAAAGAGACGGTGGTGCTGACGAGTGTCGTGGAGGCCGTGCACCGTTGCGTCGACGCGCTGTGCGGGCACGCCAGGCTGCTGCGGGCGCTCATGGAGACGGGCGAGGCTGAAGTGGAAGCCGGCGAGGCCAGCAACGGAGTTATCGGCTGCTGGGGCTCAGAGAACGAGGGGAAGCTCCAGGAGGAGACACCTGCTGGCCAGCAGTGCACGGTGGCGTTCGCGGAGACCGGCTGCACTTCAAAGGCAGACGCTGCTCATGGCTGCCGTTGCGTCGACGATCATGCTTACCTGCAAGACATCATGGCGGCCACCCAGCAGGTGCTCGTATGCGGGCTGACGCGCTTGCTTATCGTCGGTCTCTCCGTGCCAGAGCCCGCCAAAGGCAGCGAGGTGCCTGTCTCAGCGGAGAGTGCGGCAGCCTGCGATGCCGAGAAGCGAAGCGCAGGCTCTCGCTCTGTCCTTTTTTCCATGCTCGCTAGCGCCGAGGATAGCGATGgcaacgccgcagcgcgcacttGCGGCAttgcacagcagctgcgacgctgGTTCTCTGTGTACGGCCGCTACCTTGCCGAGCGTTTGTGTGCCccgctggagcagctcgaGGCGTTCATCGCAGAGACCACtggcagtgccgccgcgacgccgaAGACCGCAAAGGCGATATCCGGCATGTTTGAAAACGGCCACAAAAGCCTGAGTGACGTGCCGAGCACCTCACGCCGAGTGGTACTTGGGGCACAGGTGATGGTGAAGGAaaagcgccgccaccgccgccacactGCGGGCGTGAAAGCCTCACAGGATGGCGCTAAGTGGGACGGCGCCGCGAAGtccgaggaggcggacgcgTACGCCGTGGACTCTTCCGTGCTGCCCGCCTTGTCTATCGCAAAGGCAACCGTGCAGCTGTGCCGCACGATGGCCGGCACATTGCCCCCGCTGTACGATGCAGGCACTGTTGCTTCTTGTAAGGAGCCGTCAAGCCTCCAGCACACACCGACGACGTccaccgacggcgacggcttGGCAACGATGTCGAACACAGCCTCGCTAAGTCAGCCTCACTGCCGCCAGCACTACCGCTCCACCTCACGTACGCTTTCTGCCTCCATGCGCACGGCCGgtgccactgccggcgctgtgcaCCCCCTTCACGAGCGCGTTGCCCCTCTTATAGACGCAATTACCAGCGTGTTAAGACTCtttgaggcggaggagcgacggtgggcagcgctgcaggagccGCTGGCGTGCCTGAGAGGACACTGGCGGGACATGCGGGCGATCATCAACGAGGAGTGTGTCCAGCGGTGTGAGGTAGGGCAGTCGTCGCTGGTGGCCTTAGAGAGGCAGATGCGAGACACGCTGGCAATGAGGGAGGTACGTGGATGGTCATCGATCGTGGCGGAAgaggtcgctgctgccgcccccgccgTTGCACTCGCCGTTGAGGGCGAGTCTTCATCAGCGGAGCCGGCTGAGCTCGGCGAACTCACTGTTCCAGCGAGCCAGCCTCGTACGTCCAGCCAGCGTAGTGTTGCCCAGCAGCCCACACTGACGCCGATAGTCACACTGCCGTTAATGCCGGACCTTAGTGGCGCACACTTGCCCCCGACGCATTCCCTCAAGGTACTGCAGAGGACAGTGATTATGGCGGAGGCGTGCAAGGGAGAGCGAGCCGCGGCGGGCTCGGACGAACAtgtggaggtggcggtggaggagacgctgctgtcgccatcgccgccgacgccgtcgcaTGCATCGGACGTCGAGAGCGAGGAgccagaggcggcggaggagggcgagtTGAAACACGCATGCGCTGAGGATGTCGTCATGGCCGAGGATAGCGAGGCTGGCGAGagtggcgacgacggcatcgAGGCAGCAGCCGAGAAACTGAATAACCGACCCACGGCGTccgcggaggcagcggcgccacctctGTCGCCACTCCTCTCCGCCGCAACGTCCAGCCACCTCGCCACTACCCTGATGCAACAGCACAGGCCGCAGCGCAACCAACCGAAGCAGAGTGGCCGCGCGAAACGGTCGGGCCAGGCTCCGATGACACAGCCGCACTCACAGACTCAGTCCCATGCCAAGGCAGCAGGCTCACGTGCGCAAGCCTCGAAAAGCAGCGCTACGCCTCCGATATCTCTGCAAAACTCGagagcgcctccagcagcatcAAACAGCACTGCGCGaccgtcgcagcagcgaggcaccgcctccgccgattacggtgccggcgccgcggcgtctgTGTGGGGCGCACTGGCACTTGCGGTGCgccaggtgcagcggcgcagcacggcggcgccgctgtacGTGGATGTGGTAGTGCTCCGCCAGGCCACCCCGTTCGTGGCCGTCGGTGCtgttcttttctttctccttctcttcctgtAA
- a CDS encoding putative ras-related protein rab-14, with translation MSHKYIFKYIIIGDMSVGKSCLMHLFTEQRYRKDLPHTIGVDFGTTVVDINGELVKLQMWDTAGQERFRSVTRGYYRGAAGALLVYDISRRSTYAHIGTWLTDARANTGPETVFILVGNKSDLEEEREVSYEEAAQFAAEHNLLFVECSSLNGNNVEEVFLSTARRIHEKVKSGVMSPVDPESGVQLHAAAIPTSTANSGQTGGPVDLKAGTSGGVAAAAESSCC, from the coding sequence ATGAGTCACAAGTATATCTTCAAGTACATCATCATCGGCGACATGAGCGTCGGAAAGAGCTGTCTCATGCACCTGTTCACGGAGCAGCGGTACCGCAAGGACCTTCCGCACACTATCGGTGTCGACTTCGGCACCACGGTCGTCGACATCAACGGTGAGCTCGTGAAGCTGCAGATGTGGGACACCGCCGGACAAGAACGCTTTCGCTCTGTCACACGAGGCTACtaccgcggcgcagccggcgcacTCCTTGTGTATGACATTAGCCGGCGATCGACCTATGCCCACATAGGCACTTGGCTGACCGATGCTCGCGCGAACACAGGGCCAGAGACGGTCTTCATTCTCGTAGGCAACAAGTCTGacctggaggaggagcgagaggtgtcgtacgaggaggcggcTCAGTTCGCAGCGGAGCACAATCTGCTTTTTGTGGAGTGCAGCTCGCTAAACGGCAACAACGTCGAGGAGGTCTTCCTGTCTACGGCGCGCCGCATTCACGAGAAGGTGAAGAGCGGTGTGATGAGCCCGGTCGATCCGGAGAgtggcgtgcagctgcacgcggcCGCCATTCCCACCTCGACCGCTAACAGTGGCCAGACTGGGGGTCCCGTCGACTTGAAGGCCGGCACgagtggcggcgtcgctgcggcggcagagtcGAGCTGCTGCTAG
- a CDS encoding adp/ATP carrier-like protein, giving the protein MPTTSVAAQSSSSGSGGGSAYRAGERSSASSYSSHGGTSETDHAGSSYSSLSHESASQHGDQRCPYEDDGSTLISVEYIQRLWLMRAISRTVLAPLERVKYVMQCQKELQRAGVLQCEFKTVWSCVRYLKHMEGARSFWRGNLIQVVSLLPILLAQIFLAYPTQSFIFNSCVMHSVAGYTVASYAALLGGALAATAVSYPLEYARFRLAVDVKSRVGAPYQFRNSFSFYAHPVMSECPHFLYRGLTLFIFGSVVYQSVQSVLLNLVAPYVPPDEEGNGWTPAIIQTVCGLAVSGTTTLCLHPVDLVRHRMMVAVMEDRLRYSSAMKCVARIAQKEGIRGFFRGGTVTLTKMIAATGLVLAGLPY; this is encoded by the coding sequence ATGCCAACCACTAGCGTTGCCGCCCAGAGCAGCAGTAgtggtagcggcggcggctctgcgTACAGGGCTGGGGAGAGGTCTTCCGCGTCATCCTACTCGTCGCATGGCGGGACTTCGGAGACTGACCACGCCGGATCATCATATTCATCACTGTCGCACGAGTCGGCATCGCAGCACGGCGACCAGCGCTGCCCCTATGAAGACGATGGCTCAACGCTCATCTCTGTGGAGTATATCCAGCGGCTCTGGCTCATGCGAGCCATCAGCCGCACTGTGCTCGCCCCCCTCGAGCGTGTGAAGTACGTAATGCAGTGCCAAAAGGAGCTCCAACGCGCAGGTGTCCTTCAGTGCGAGTTCAAGACCGTGTGGTCCTGTGTGCGCTACCTCAAGCATATGGAGGGCGCACGGAGCTTCTGGCGCGGCAACCTCATCCAGGTGGTCTCGCTTCTGCCTATACTGCTCGCGCAGATATTTCTTGCGTACCCAACACAATCGTTCATCTTCAACTCCTGTGTGATGCATTCCGTAGCGGGCTACACGGTGGCCAGCTACGCCGCCCTTCTCGGGGGTGCACTAGCGGCCACTGCGGTGAGCTACCCCCTGGAGTACGCGCGGTTCCGTCTCGCCGTCGATGTCAAGTCCCGTGTCGGCGCCCCGTACCAGTTCCGAAATAGCTTTTCCTTCTACGCCCATCCCGTGATGAGCGAATGCCCCCACTTCCTCTATCGCGGCCTCACTCTCTTTATCTTCGGCAGCGTTGTCTACCAGTCTGTGCAGAGTGTTCTGCTGAACCTCGTCGCTCCGTACGTACCGCCAGATGAGGAGGGCAACGGTTGGACCCCGGCGATCATACAAACAGTGTGTGGCTTGGCGGTATCCGGCACGACCACCCTGTGTCTTCATCCGGTGGACTTAGTGCGCCATCGCATGATGGTCGCCGTTATGGAGGACCGGCTGCGGTACTCATCCGCCATGAAGTGTGTGGCCCGCATCGCGCAAAAAGAGGGCATCCGCGGCTTCTTTCGCGGCGGGACCGTTACCCTGACGAAGATGATAGCGGCGACAGGGCTTGTCTTGGCGGGGCTGCCGTACTAG
- a CDS encoding QA-SNARE protein putative, with product MDSFEIALDELDATLAALRLKVEMVIITDTLPEKKKVEMEARPLMREARQKLAALRAETRRTLDLDARQAHEGICKDRDQTIRNYDAEMKNQIYPRHSVSARPKTYQEQREEEMMGRGRTDGTGFTDSKQVLNAAINVQKDALQSLQRTERLQNVTEEAGKTTLVELQKQTERMYHIDEELQNLQGQIDHASRDLRWFYRQLARDKCFLSLFGLCIVALLVLVFVSIWTKRMRSKQ from the coding sequence ATGGACTCGTTCGAAATAGCGCTGGACGAACTCGACGCCACCCTCGCTGCGCTCAGGTTGAAAGTCGAGATGGTGATCATCACCGATACGCTTCCTGAGAAGAAAAAAGTAGAGATGGAGGCGCGCCCGCTGATGCGAGAGGCGCGGCAGAAGCTGGCTGCCCTGCGTGCCGAGACCCGTCGTACCCTGGACCTGGATGCGCGGCAGGCTCATGAGGGCATCTGCAAGGATCGCGACCAGACCATCCGCAACTACGATGCGGAGATGAAGAACCAGATTTATCCCCGTCACTCGGTGTCTGCGCGACCGAAGACGTACCAGGAGCAGCGTGAGGAGGAGATGATGGGCCGTGGCAGGACAGACGGCACGGGGTTCACAGACTCGAAGCAGGTGCTGAATGCGGCCATCAACGTGCAGAAGGACGCGCTTCAGTCCCTCCAGCGTACAGAGCGGTTGCAGAAtgtgacggaggaggcgggcaaGACAACGTTAGTGGAGCTTCAGAAGCAGACGGAGCGCATGTACCACAtcgacgaggagctgcagaacTTGCAGGGCCAGATCGACCACGCCTCGCGTGATTTGCGCTGGTTCTACCGCCAGCTGGCACGCGACAagtgctttctctctttaTTTGGGCTGTGCatcgtggcgctgctggtgctggtcTTTGTGTCCATCTGGACAAAACGCATGAGGTCTAAGCAATGA
- a CDS encoding putative 60S ribosomal protein L7a, whose translation MAWRARVCVLRVGLLCTCLPPLAPSPSPYCHPCHGVLCTTCTFPTPTPTPTHRNTHYSRTHTQDVRICSMPGKEVKKATQPAKAASPYKKPAVASHFAARPKNFGIGQDVPYARDLSRFMRWPTFVTMQRKKRVLQRRLKVPPALNQFTKVLDRASRNEALKLIKKYAPETRKARRERLHKAAEEKKKDPKKTVSTRAPLAVVTGLQEVTRAIEKKQARMVVIANNVDPVELVLWMPNLCRANKIPYAIVKDMARLGDAIGRKTATCVAITDVNAEDEATLKNLIRSVNARFLSRSDVIRRQWGGLQLSLRSRAELRKKHARNAGVDAAAIIQ comes from the coding sequence ATGGcttggcgcgcgcgcgtgtgtgtgttgcgtGTTGGATTGCTTTGTACTTGCCTTCCACCTCTTGCAccttcgccttcaccgtATTGCCACCCATGCCATGGCGTCCTTTGCACGACGTGCACCTttcccacacccacacccacacccacacaccgaAACACACATTATTCacgtacacatacacaggaCGTTCGCATCTGCAGCATGCCCGGCAAGGAAGTGAAGAAGGCGACGCAGCCCGCGAAGGCCGCGTCTCCGTACAAGAAGCCCGCTGTCGCGTCGCATTTCGCGGCCCGCCCGAAGAACTTCGGTATTGGCCAGGATGTGCCGTACGCGCGTGACCTGTCCCGCTTCATGCGGTGGCCGACGTTCGTGACGATGCAGCGCAagaagcgcgtgctgcagcgccgcctgaaggtgccgccggcgctgaaCCAGTTCACGAAGGTGCTGGACCGCGCGAGCCGAaacgaggcgctgaagcTGATCAAGAAGTACGCGCCGGAGACCCGCAAGGCTCGCCGCGAGCGCCTGCACAAGGCTGCcgaggagaagaagaaggacCCGAAGAAGACGGTATCGACGAGGGCTCCCCTGGCTGTTGTGACCGGTCTGCAGGAGGTGACGCGCGCGATCGAGAAGAAGCAGGCCCGCATGGTTGTGATCGCGAACAACGTGGACCCTGTGGAGCTCGTGCTGTGGATGCCGAACCTGTGCCGCGCGAACAAGATCCCGTACGCCATCGTGAAGGACATGGCGCGCCTGGGCGACGCGATTGGGCGGAAGACGGCGACGTGCGTTGCGATCACCGACGTGAACGCCGAGGATGAGGCGACGCTGAAGAACCTGATCCGCTCCGTGAACGCTCGCTTCCTGTCCCGCTCGGACGTGATCCGCCGCCAGTGGGGTGGTCTGCAGCTGTCTCTGCGATCtcgcgcggagctgcgcaagaagCACGCCCGCAACGCTGGTGTGGACGCCGCGGCCATCATTCAGTAA